A genomic stretch from Lysobacter soyae includes:
- the tuf gene encoding elongation factor Tu, translated as MAKEKFERKKPHVNVGTIGHVDHGKTTLTAALTKVGAERFGGEFKDYSAIDAAPEEKARGITISTAHVEYESPTRHYAHVDCPGHADYVKNMITGAAQMDGAILVCSAADGPMPQTREHILLSRQVGVPHIVVFLNKADMVDDAELLELVEMEVRELLSKYDFPGDDTPIVHGSARLALEGDQSDIGVPAILKLVDALDSYIPEPERDIDKPFLMPVEDVFSISGRGTVVTGRIERGIIKVGDEIEIVGIRPTQKTTVTGVEMFRKLLDQGQAGDNAGLLLRGTKRDDVERGQVLCKPGSINPHTDFEAEVYVLSKDEGGRHTPFFKGYRPQFYFRTTDITGAVELPEGVEMVMPGDNVKMVVSLINPVAMDEGLRFAIREGGRTVGAGVVSKIIK; from the coding sequence ATGGCAAAGGAAAAGTTTGAGCGCAAGAAGCCGCACGTGAACGTGGGCACGATTGGTCACGTTGACCATGGCAAAACGACCTTGACGGCAGCACTGACGAAGGTTGGCGCAGAGCGTTTCGGTGGTGAATTCAAAGACTACTCGGCGATTGACGCCGCGCCGGAAGAGAAGGCCCGTGGTATCACGATCTCGACCGCGCACGTTGAATACGAAAGCCCGACGCGCCACTACGCGCACGTTGACTGCCCGGGCCACGCCGACTACGTGAAGAACATGATCACGGGTGCAGCGCAGATGGACGGCGCGATCCTGGTGTGCTCGGCCGCTGACGGCCCGATGCCGCAAACCCGCGAACACATCCTGCTGTCGCGCCAAGTTGGCGTGCCGCACATTGTGGTGTTCTTGAACAAGGCTGACATGGTTGACGACGCCGAGCTGCTCGAACTCGTCGAAATGGAAGTCCGTGAATTGCTGTCGAAGTACGACTTCCCGGGCGACGACACCCCGATCGTGCACGGTTCGGCTCGCTTGGCTTTGGAAGGCGACCAATCGGACATCGGCGTGCCGGCCATCCTGAAGTTGGTTGACGCGTTGGATTCGTACATTCCGGAACCGGAACGCGACATCGACAAGCCGTTCCTGATGCCGGTGGAAGACGTGTTCTCGATCTCGGGTCGCGGCACCGTGGTGACCGGCCGTATCGAACGCGGCATCATCAAGGTTGGTGACGAAATCGAAATCGTCGGTATCCGTCCGACCCAGAAGACGACCGTGACCGGCGTTGAAATGTTCCGCAAGCTGCTGGACCAAGGTCAAGCAGGCGACAACGCAGGTTTGCTGTTGCGCGGTACCAAGCGTGACGACGTTGAGCGCGGCCAAGTGTTGTGCAAGCCGGGTTCGATCAACCCGCATACCGACTTCGAAGCCGAAGTGTATGTGTTGTCGAAAGACGAAGGTGGCCGTCACACGCCGTTCTTCAAGGGTTACCGTCCGCAGTTCTACTTCCGTACCACCGATATCACCGGTGCGGTTGAATTGCCGGAAGGCGTTGAAATGGTGATGCCGGGCGACAACGTGAAGATGGTTGTCAGCTTGATCAACCCGGTGGCCATGGACGAAGGTCTGCGCTTCGCGATCCGCGAAGGCGGCCGTACCGTCGGCGCCGGCGTGGTCTCGAAGATCATCAAGTAA